From Klebsiella electrica, the proteins below share one genomic window:
- a CDS encoding non-oxidative hydroxyarylic acid decarboxylases subunit D, whose protein sequence is MMCPRCADAQIDVLAKSPVKDVWTVFQCQHCFYTWRDTEPLRRISREHYPEAFRMTQKDIDEAPMVPSIPPLLAEDKG, encoded by the coding sequence ATGATGTGTCCACGTTGCGCCGATGCGCAGATTGACGTGCTGGCGAAGTCGCCGGTAAAAGATGTCTGGACTGTGTTCCAGTGCCAGCACTGTTTCTATACCTGGCGCGACACCGAACCGCTGCGCCGTATTAGTCGCGAGCACTACCCGGAAGCATTTCGGATGACCCAGAAAGATATTGATGAGGCGCCGATGGTGCCGAGTATTCCGCCGCTGCTGGCGGAAGATAAAGGCTAA
- the mutS gene encoding DNA mismatch repair protein MutS — MQESVDKDLSDHTPMMQQYLKLKAQHPEILLFYRMGDFYELFYDDAKRASQLLDISLTKRGASAGEPIPMAGIPHHAVENYLAKLVNQGESVAICEQIGDPATTKGPVERKVVRIVTPGTISDEALLQERQDNLLAAIWQDSKGFGYATLDISSGRFRLSEPADRETMAAELQRTNPAELLYAEDFAESALIEGRRGLRRRPLWEFEIDTARQQLNLQFGTRDLVGFGVENAPRGLCAAGCLLQYVKDTQRTSLPHIRSITMERQQDSIIMDAATRRNLEITQNLAGGFDNTLASVLDCTVTAMGSRMLKRWLHMPVRDTVVLVERQQTIGALQERYSELQPVLRQVGDLERILARLALRTARPRDLARMRHAFQQLPTLREMLADVSCAPVQKLRDKMGEFSELRELLERAIIDAPPVLVRDGGVIAPGYHEELDEWRALADGATDYLDKLEIRERERLGLDTLKVGYNAVHGYYIQISRGQSQHAPIHYVRRQTLKNAERYIIPELKEYEDKVLTSKGKALALEKQLYEQLFDMLLPHLADLQQSASALAELDVLVNLAERAETLNYCCPTFSDKPGIRISEGRHPVVEQVLKEPFIANPLNLVPQRRMLIITGPNMGGKSTYMRQTALIALLAWIGSYVPAEKVEIGPIDRIFTRVGAADDLASGRSTFMVEMTETANILHNATEHSLVLMDEIGRGTSTYDGLSLAWACAESLANKIKALTLFATHYFELTQLPEKMEGVANVHLDALEHGDTIAFMHSVQDGAASKSYGLAVAALAGVPKEVIKRARQKLRELESIAPGVAATQVDGTQMSLLSAPEETSLAVEALENLDPDSLTPRQALEWIYRLKSLV, encoded by the coding sequence ATGCAAGAGTCTGTCGACAAGGATCTCTCAGACCATACGCCAATGATGCAGCAGTATCTTAAGCTGAAAGCTCAGCACCCGGAGATCCTGCTGTTCTATCGTATGGGGGACTTTTACGAGCTGTTTTATGACGATGCGAAACGCGCATCGCAACTGCTCGATATTTCGCTGACCAAACGCGGTGCCTCGGCGGGCGAGCCGATCCCTATGGCCGGAATCCCACACCATGCGGTGGAAAACTACCTTGCCAAACTGGTCAATCAGGGCGAATCGGTAGCCATTTGCGAACAGATTGGCGACCCGGCCACCACCAAAGGTCCGGTCGAGCGCAAGGTGGTGCGTATCGTCACGCCCGGCACCATCAGCGATGAAGCGCTGCTGCAGGAGCGTCAGGATAACCTGCTGGCCGCTATCTGGCAGGACAGCAAAGGCTTTGGCTATGCGACGCTGGATATCAGCTCCGGTCGTTTTCGCCTGAGCGAACCGGCCGACCGTGAAACCATGGCCGCCGAGTTGCAGCGTACCAACCCGGCTGAACTGCTGTATGCCGAAGATTTTGCCGAGTCGGCGTTGATTGAAGGCCGCCGCGGCCTGCGCCGCCGTCCGCTATGGGAGTTTGAAATCGACACCGCGCGCCAGCAGCTGAATTTACAGTTTGGCACCCGCGACCTGGTCGGTTTCGGCGTCGAAAACGCGCCACGGGGTCTTTGCGCCGCCGGCTGCCTGTTGCAGTACGTCAAAGATACCCAGCGCACCTCCCTGCCGCATATTCGCTCCATCACGATGGAGCGCCAGCAGGACAGCATTATCATGGACGCGGCAACCCGCCGTAACCTTGAGATAACCCAGAATCTGGCCGGTGGTTTCGACAATACGCTGGCGTCGGTGCTCGACTGCACCGTAACCGCGATGGGCAGCCGGATGCTCAAACGCTGGCTGCATATGCCGGTGCGCGATACGGTGGTGCTCGTCGAACGTCAGCAAACCATCGGCGCACTGCAGGAGCGTTATAGCGAACTGCAGCCGGTGCTGCGTCAGGTGGGCGATCTGGAACGTATTCTGGCGCGACTGGCGCTGCGCACCGCGCGTCCGCGCGATCTCGCCCGCATGCGTCATGCGTTCCAGCAGCTGCCTACCCTGCGCGAGATGCTGGCCGACGTCAGCTGCGCGCCGGTCCAGAAGTTGCGCGATAAAATGGGCGAGTTCAGCGAACTGCGCGAACTGCTCGAACGCGCGATTATCGATGCGCCGCCGGTGCTGGTGCGCGACGGCGGCGTTATTGCCCCCGGCTACCATGAAGAGCTCGATGAATGGCGCGCGCTGGCGGATGGCGCCACCGATTATCTCGATAAGCTGGAAATTCGCGAACGCGAAAGGCTAGGGCTGGACACGCTGAAGGTCGGTTACAATGCCGTTCACGGTTACTACATCCAGATCAGCCGCGGCCAAAGCCAGCACGCCCCGATTCACTACGTCCGTCGCCAGACGCTGAAAAACGCCGAGCGCTACATTATTCCGGAACTCAAGGAGTATGAAGACAAAGTACTGACGTCGAAAGGGAAAGCGCTGGCGCTGGAGAAACAGCTCTACGAGCAGCTGTTCGATATGCTGCTGCCGCACCTTGCCGACCTTCAGCAAAGCGCCAGCGCGCTGGCGGAGCTGGATGTGCTGGTAAACCTCGCCGAGCGTGCGGAAACCCTGAACTACTGCTGCCCGACCTTTAGCGATAAACCGGGTATCCGCATCAGTGAAGGCCGCCACCCTGTGGTTGAGCAGGTTTTGAAAGAACCTTTTATCGCCAACCCATTAAATCTGGTCCCGCAGCGGCGGATGCTGATTATTACCGGCCCGAATATGGGCGGTAAAAGTACCTATATGCGTCAGACTGCGCTGATTGCGCTGCTGGCCTGGATAGGCAGCTACGTCCCGGCGGAAAAAGTTGAAATCGGCCCCATCGATCGCATCTTTACCCGCGTCGGCGCGGCCGATGACCTGGCAAGCGGCCGTTCCACTTTCATGGTCGAAATGACCGAAACCGCCAATATTCTGCACAACGCCACCGAACACAGCCTGGTACTGATGGATGAAATCGGCCGCGGGACCTCTACCTACGATGGCCTGTCGCTGGCGTGGGCCTGTGCGGAAAGCCTGGCCAATAAGATTAAGGCACTGACCCTTTTTGCCACCCACTACTTCGAACTGACCCAGTTGCCGGAGAAAATGGAAGGCGTGGCGAACGTCCATCTTGATGCGCTGGAACATGGCGATACCATCGCCTTCATGCACAGCGTCCAGGATGGCGCCGCCAGCAAAAGCTACGGTCTGGCGGTTGCCGCGCTGGCGGGCGTGCCTAAAGAGGTGATTAAGCGCGCGCGGCAGAAATTGCGCGAACTGGAGAGCATTGCCCCAGGCGTTGCCGCCACGCAGGTCGACGGTACGCAGATGTCGCTGCTCTCCGCCCCGGAGGAGACCTCGCTGGCGGTAGAAGCCCTGGAGAACCTCGATCCGGATTCGTTGACCCCGCGTCAGGCGCTGGAGTGGATTTACCGGCTGAAGAGCCTGGTGTAA
- a CDS encoding non-oxidative hydroxyarylic acid decarboxylases subunit C, whose amino-acid sequence MAFDDLRSFLQALDDQGQLLKICEEVNAEPDLAAAANATGRIGDGAPALWFDNIRGFTDARVAMNTIGSWQNHAISLGLPANTPVRKQIDEFILRWDAYPVTPERRANPGWAENTVDGQDINLFDILPLFRLNDGDGGFYLDKACVVSRDPLDPNHFGKQNVGIYRMEVKGKRKLGLQPVPMHDIALHLHKAEERGEDLPIAITLGNDPIITLMGATPLKYDQSEYEMAGALRESPYPIATAPLTGFDVPWGSEVILEGVIESRKREIEGPFGEFTGHYSGGRNMTVVRIDKVSYRTRPIFESLYLGMPWTEIDYLMGPATCVPLYQQLKAEFPEVQAVNAMYTHGLLAIISTKKRYGGFARAVGLRAMTTPHGLGYVKMVIMVDEDVDPFNLPQVMWALSSKVNPAGDLVQLPNMSVLELDPGSSPAGITDKLVIDATTPVAPDLRGHYSQPVRDLPETRAWVEKLTAMLANRK is encoded by the coding sequence ATGGCTTTTGATGATTTGCGCAGCTTTTTACAGGCGCTGGACGACCAGGGGCAATTGCTGAAAATTTGTGAAGAAGTGAACGCCGAACCGGATCTGGCTGCCGCGGCTAACGCCACCGGGCGTATCGGCGATGGGGCACCGGCGCTGTGGTTTGACAATATTCGCGGCTTTACCGATGCCCGGGTGGCGATGAATACCATCGGTTCGTGGCAGAACCATGCTATCTCGCTGGGTCTGCCGGCTAACACGCCGGTGAGGAAACAGATTGATGAGTTTATCCTCCGCTGGGATGCATACCCGGTCACGCCGGAGCGCAGGGCTAACCCGGGGTGGGCGGAGAATACCGTCGACGGCCAGGATATTAACCTGTTTGATATTCTGCCGCTGTTTCGTCTGAACGATGGGGATGGTGGTTTTTATCTCGATAAAGCCTGCGTCGTCTCGCGCGATCCGCTCGACCCCAACCACTTTGGCAAGCAGAACGTCGGAATCTATCGCATGGAGGTGAAGGGCAAACGCAAGCTCGGCCTGCAGCCTGTCCCCATGCATGATATCGCGCTACACCTGCACAAAGCCGAAGAGCGCGGCGAAGATCTGCCAATCGCTATTACATTAGGCAATGACCCGATTATCACGCTCATGGGCGCAACGCCGCTGAAGTACGATCAGTCGGAATATGAAATGGCGGGTGCGCTGCGTGAAAGCCCGTATCCGATTGCCACCGCACCGCTGACCGGTTTTGATGTGCCGTGGGGGTCGGAGGTGATTCTTGAAGGCGTTATCGAGAGCCGCAAACGTGAAATCGAAGGCCCGTTCGGTGAATTTACCGGTCACTACTCCGGCGGGCGCAATATGACGGTGGTGCGCATCGATAAAGTTTCTTATCGCACGAGACCGATTTTTGAATCGCTGTACCTCGGTATGCCGTGGACCGAAATTGATTATCTGATGGGCCCGGCGACCTGCGTACCGCTATATCAGCAGCTCAAAGCTGAGTTCCCGGAAGTGCAGGCTGTCAATGCCATGTATACCCACGGCCTGCTGGCGATTATCTCGACCAAAAAACGCTACGGCGGTTTTGCGCGGGCGGTTGGCCTGCGGGCAATGACCACGCCGCACGGCCTGGGTTATGTGAAGATGGTGATTATGGTTGATGAGGACGTTGACCCGTTCAACCTCCCTCAGGTGATGTGGGCACTGTCTTCGAAGGTCAATCCGGCGGGAGATTTGGTACAGCTACCGAATATGTCCGTGCTGGAGCTTGACCCTGGCTCCAGCCCGGCGGGAATTACCGACAAACTGGTTATTGATGCCACCACGCCGGTTGCGCCGGATCTCCGCGGCCACTACAGCCAGCCGGTGCGGGATCTCCCTGAAACCAGAGCCTGGGTTGAAAAACTGACCGCCATGCTGGCCAACCGTAAGTAA
- a CDS encoding non-oxidative hydroxyarylic acid decarboxylases subunit B — MKLIVGITGATGAPLGVALLKALRGMPEVETHLVMSKWAKTTIELETPYSAREVAELADFSHSPADQAAIISSGSFRTAGMIVIPCSMKTLAGIRAGYAEGLVGRAADVVLKEGRRLVLVPREMPLSTIHLENMLALSRMGVAIVPPMPAYYNHPATIEDVTDHVVTRVLDQFGLEYHKARRWNGLRATENFSQEDK; from the coding sequence ATGAAGCTGATTGTCGGGATAACCGGTGCCACCGGTGCTCCGTTGGGTGTCGCGCTGCTTAAGGCGCTTCGCGGGATGCCGGAAGTGGAAACCCATCTGGTGATGTCGAAGTGGGCTAAAACCACGATTGAACTGGAAACGCCGTATAGCGCTCGTGAAGTGGCTGAACTGGCCGATTTCTCACATAGCCCTGCTGACCAGGCCGCCATCATCTCATCAGGCTCCTTTCGTACCGCGGGCATGATTGTCATCCCCTGCAGTATGAAAACGCTGGCCGGAATTCGTGCGGGTTATGCAGAAGGGTTGGTTGGACGTGCGGCGGATGTGGTGCTGAAAGAGGGGCGCAGGCTGGTGCTTGTCCCACGGGAAATGCCGTTGAGCACTATCCACCTGGAAAACATGCTGGCCCTGTCCCGTATGGGGGTGGCGATAGTGCCGCCGATGCCTGCTTATTACAACCATCCGGCAACGATTGAAGACGTGACTGACCACGTTGTCACGCGAGTTCTGGATCAGTTTGGTCTTGAGTACCACAAAGCGCGTCGCTGGAACGGACTACGGGCCACAGAGAATTTTTCACAGGAGGATAAATAA
- a CDS encoding DUF4440 domain-containing protein, producing the protein MNPYIQETIDAHVAIENWLSQKQGAVEALMARFSPDFSMIGIGGNVMNHQALSAFFATSGGSRPGLRIAIDSTATLAEWRDGAVICYRERQCLPEQGETIRWSTVLFRKAEGRILWRHLHETRQA; encoded by the coding sequence ATGAACCCGTATATTCAGGAAACGATCGACGCCCATGTGGCTATTGAAAACTGGCTGAGTCAGAAACAAGGCGCGGTAGAGGCCTTAATGGCACGCTTTTCCCCTGATTTTTCAATGATCGGTATCGGCGGAAACGTGATGAACCATCAGGCGCTCAGCGCTTTCTTTGCTACCTCAGGCGGCAGTCGTCCAGGCTTGCGCATCGCCATTGATAGCACGGCCACTCTCGCCGAATGGCGCGATGGCGCGGTGATATGCTATCGGGAAAGGCAGTGTTTGCCCGAACAGGGCGAGACCATCCGTTGGTCAACGGTCTTATTCAGGAAAGCTGAAGGGCGCATTTTGTGGCGTCATTTACACGAGACCCGACAGGCGTAG
- a CDS encoding LysR substrate-binding domain-containing protein: protein MDYLDDLYLFKQVVDCNGISSASRHLGIAKSTLSRRINALESRLGVKLFHHSPRQFQLTHFGIACYEKCTALVDQAEQIHSMAEQLRAHPAGRLHIICPPMIGSLVIEEIAAEFACLAPEVQLYLEETTGIYDPRSSQADIVIYPAFKPLADSTLVARQFLISSYALVAHPDVLAGKPALVHPQDLAGFNCLALGEGTLNGVWELTNEQQISRFYFKPAFIATQPTALLHAARQGMGIASLPGLLIQDDLQQGKLVPVLPHWQPVPVTFFALHPGNKVITVAARRFLDLLLARTQHFEHG from the coding sequence ATGGATTATCTTGACGATCTCTATCTTTTTAAACAGGTTGTTGATTGTAATGGTATTTCATCAGCCTCCCGTCATCTGGGCATCGCAAAATCCACCCTTTCCCGGCGGATCAATGCCCTGGAATCACGTCTGGGGGTCAAGCTATTCCACCATAGCCCGCGCCAATTTCAGCTCACGCACTTTGGCATCGCGTGTTACGAGAAATGCACGGCATTAGTGGATCAGGCAGAACAGATCCACAGTATGGCGGAACAGTTGCGTGCACACCCGGCGGGGCGACTACATATCATTTGCCCGCCGATGATAGGTTCATTAGTGATAGAAGAAATAGCGGCGGAATTCGCCTGTCTTGCGCCAGAGGTTCAACTTTATCTTGAAGAGACAACCGGCATCTACGATCCGAGAAGTTCGCAGGCAGATATTGTGATTTATCCGGCGTTTAAACCATTGGCAGACTCCACCCTCGTTGCTCGCCAATTTCTTATTTCATCTTATGCGTTAGTTGCCCACCCTGATGTACTGGCTGGTAAACCGGCGTTAGTCCACCCTCAGGATTTGGCTGGATTCAACTGTCTGGCGCTGGGAGAAGGCACGCTCAACGGGGTCTGGGAGTTGACAAATGAGCAGCAGATCTCCCGGTTTTATTTTAAGCCCGCATTTATCGCCACTCAGCCCACGGCATTGCTGCATGCCGCCCGTCAAGGAATGGGGATTGCGTCATTGCCCGGACTGTTAATCCAGGACGACCTGCAACAAGGTAAGCTGGTGCCCGTTTTGCCGCACTGGCAGCCCGTTCCTGTCACCTTCTTTGCCCTCCATCCGGGTAATAAAGTTATCACCGTCGCAGCCCGCAGGTTCTTAGATCTATTGCTTGCCAGAACTCAGCATTTTGAACATGGGTGA
- a CDS encoding heme ABC transporter ATP-binding protein, whose protein sequence is MDNRDSTWRATSLSLQLGKRRVIDDVSVRLCGGEMTALIGPNGAGKSTLLRLLTGFLSPNGGERYVEGRPLEHWSSEALSRRRAVMLQRTQLHADWPVETVIAMGRSPWGKHPDPQMIQQVMAETGCDHLAGRRYPSLSGGEQQRVQLARCLAQLWYDDAPRGWLFLDEPTSALDLYYQQHLLRLLKRLTRSGQLHVCIVLHDLNLAALWADRILLLHQGKLVAEGTPQEVIRQSVISRWYGAEVRMGEHPDVAIPQVYLAP, encoded by the coding sequence ATGGATAATCGTGACAGCACCTGGCGCGCCACGTCACTCTCTTTGCAGCTGGGTAAACGCCGGGTCATCGACGATGTGTCGGTCCGGCTGTGCGGCGGAGAGATGACTGCGCTGATTGGCCCTAACGGCGCCGGGAAATCAACGCTGCTGCGGCTGCTGACCGGTTTCTTATCCCCGAATGGCGGTGAACGTTATGTAGAAGGACGCCCGCTGGAACACTGGTCGTCGGAAGCCCTCTCCCGCCGCCGGGCGGTGATGCTGCAACGCACACAGCTTCATGCCGACTGGCCGGTGGAAACGGTTATCGCCATGGGGCGCTCTCCATGGGGTAAACACCCGGACCCGCAGATGATTCAGCAGGTGATGGCGGAAACCGGCTGCGATCATCTGGCGGGCAGACGTTATCCTTCGCTCTCCGGCGGCGAGCAGCAGCGGGTCCAGTTGGCCCGTTGTCTCGCTCAGCTGTGGTATGACGATGCGCCACGGGGCTGGCTGTTTCTCGACGAACCGACCTCGGCGCTGGATCTTTACTATCAACAGCATCTGCTGCGTCTGCTGAAACGGCTGACCCGCAGCGGCCAGCTGCACGTCTGCATCGTGCTGCACGACCTCAATCTCGCCGCGCTGTGGGCTGACCGCATTCTGCTCCTCCATCAGGGAAAACTGGTCGCCGAAGGAACGCCGCAGGAGGTCATTCGTCAGTCGGTTATCAGCCGCTGGTACGGTGCTGAAGTGCGAATGGGTGAGCATCCCGACGTCGCCATCCCCCAGGTGTATCTGGCGCCATAG
- a CDS encoding MarR family winged helix-turn-helix transcriptional regulator, translating to MELRNEAFHLLRQLFQQHTARWQHELPELTKPQYAVMRSIAEHPGIEQVTLTEAAVSTKATLAEMLSRMESRGLVRREHDPADKRRRFVYLTAEGEALLAHSVPLGNAVDDEFLGRLSDAERQQFSQIIHKLIAQETKD from the coding sequence ATGGAGTTAAGAAACGAGGCGTTCCACCTCTTGCGCCAGCTTTTCCAGCAGCACACCGCCCGCTGGCAGCACGAACTGCCGGAGCTGACTAAGCCCCAGTATGCGGTGATGCGCTCGATTGCAGAGCACCCGGGAATTGAACAGGTCACGCTGACGGAAGCGGCAGTCAGTACGAAAGCGACGCTGGCGGAAATGCTCAGCCGTATGGAGAGCCGCGGACTGGTCCGTCGCGAACACGATCCGGCGGATAAACGTCGCCGGTTTGTCTATTTAACCGCGGAAGGTGAAGCGTTGCTGGCACATTCAGTACCGCTGGGAAATGCCGTCGATGACGAGTTCCTGGGACGGTTGAGCGACGCAGAGCGCCAACAGTTCTCGCAAATCATCCACAAGCTGATCGCGCAAGAAACAAAAGATTAG
- the rpoS gene encoding RNA polymerase sigma factor RpoS, protein MSQNTLKVHDLNEDAEFDENGVEVFDEKALVEEEPSDSDLAEEDLLSQGATQRVLDATQLYLGEIGYSPLLTAEEEVYFARRALRGDVASRRRMIESNLRLVVKIARRYSNRGLALLDLIEEGNLGLIRAVEKFDPERGFRFSTYATWWIRQTIERAIMNQTRTIRLPIHIVKELNVYLRTARELSHKLDHEPSAEEIAEQLDKPVDDVSRMLRLNERITSVDTPLGGDSEKALLDILADEKDNGPEDTTQDDDMKQSIVKWLFELNAKQREVLARRFGLLGYEAATLEDVGREIGLTRERVRQIQVEGLRRLREILQGQGLNIEALFRE, encoded by the coding sequence ATGAGTCAGAATACGCTGAAAGTTCATGATTTAAATGAAGACGCGGAATTTGATGAGAACGGAGTCGAGGTTTTCGATGAGAAAGCCTTAGTAGAAGAGGAACCCAGTGATAGCGATCTGGCCGAGGAAGATCTTCTGTCGCAAGGCGCCACGCAACGCGTGCTGGATGCGACGCAGCTCTATTTGGGTGAGATTGGTTATTCCCCACTGCTGACGGCCGAAGAAGAAGTTTATTTCGCCCGTCGCGCATTGCGTGGTGATGTGGCTTCACGCCGCCGGATGATTGAAAGCAACCTGCGTCTGGTGGTGAAAATTGCTCGTCGTTATAGCAATCGTGGTCTGGCGTTGCTGGATCTGATTGAAGAGGGCAATCTGGGGCTGATCCGCGCGGTTGAGAAGTTTGACCCGGAACGTGGGTTCCGTTTCTCGACCTATGCCACCTGGTGGATTCGTCAAACGATTGAACGGGCTATCATGAACCAAACCCGTACCATCCGTTTACCTATCCATATTGTCAAAGAGCTGAACGTCTATCTGCGTACCGCGCGTGAGTTGTCCCATAAGCTGGACCACGAGCCGAGTGCGGAAGAGATTGCCGAGCAGCTGGATAAGCCGGTTGATGACGTGAGCCGTATGCTGCGTCTCAATGAGCGTATTACCTCAGTGGACACGCCGCTGGGCGGCGATTCGGAAAAAGCGCTGCTGGATATTCTGGCCGATGAGAAAGACAACGGTCCGGAAGACACCACGCAGGACGATGATATGAAACAAAGCATCGTTAAATGGCTGTTCGAACTGAACGCCAAGCAGCGTGAAGTCCTGGCGCGTCGTTTTGGCCTGCTGGGCTACGAAGCCGCTACGCTTGAAGATGTTGGTCGTGAAATTGGTCTGACCCGCGAACGCGTACGTCAGATCCAGGTAGAAGGCCTGCGCCGCCTGCGGGAAATCCTGCAAGGACAGGGGCTGAACATCGAAGCGCTATTCCGCGAATAA
- a CDS encoding carboxylesterase/lipase family protein — MSDMNTVSSVIAETPFGKVRGLCVDGISAFRAIPYSQPRSGVSRFDKPSSPPCWDEVYDATQPGTVCPQLPSRLDAVMGASHCRQDEDSLHVNIWVPQNVDRPVPVLVFIHGGAFMTGGGSLSCYDGHELAKNSGMAVVTMNYRLGIWGFMPVPELDAVNLGLHDQIAALRWIRQAIGAFKGDPQRVTVVGQSAGAYSIAVMLGTPIGQSLFDQAILMSAPLGLSLKTTEESTAFRSLLLKELGYPADAVDKLRVPTSRELLAALQRIKPPKTVDGDITPPFMPVIDGYLIPRDPIQSIAAGSAAWCKTVIGITREEYFSFSLGHSPLDSLTDSQLTALFEKQYGKDKGALMLKTARARRIPDTPRNVVADMRSEADFIRPAFTFADSQIAWKQPQTYFYHFDWQSPLPELGAGHCLDLPFLFGNPGEWAAAPMLQGANQRELEALTERFQQALSAFVYTGEPNGENILSWPSYQEQRAVMHFDKRISVIHHLE, encoded by the coding sequence ATGTCGGATATGAACACAGTCAGCAGCGTCATTGCAGAAACGCCATTCGGAAAAGTACGTGGTCTATGCGTGGATGGGATCAGTGCCTTCCGGGCAATTCCCTATTCGCAGCCGCGTAGCGGGGTAAGCCGGTTTGATAAGCCATCCTCTCCCCCATGCTGGGATGAGGTTTATGATGCGACCCAACCTGGAACGGTCTGTCCTCAGCTCCCGTCACGCCTGGATGCCGTGATGGGCGCCAGTCATTGCCGCCAGGACGAAGATAGCCTGCACGTCAATATCTGGGTACCTCAAAACGTCGATCGTCCCGTCCCCGTCCTGGTATTCATTCACGGCGGCGCGTTTATGACCGGAGGCGGTTCGCTATCCTGCTACGATGGCCATGAACTGGCAAAAAATAGCGGGATGGCGGTGGTCACGATGAATTATCGTCTGGGCATATGGGGATTTATGCCTGTTCCTGAACTCGATGCGGTGAACCTTGGGCTTCACGATCAGATTGCGGCTTTACGATGGATACGGCAGGCTATTGGAGCGTTTAAGGGCGATCCCCAACGCGTCACCGTCGTGGGGCAGTCGGCAGGGGCATACAGTATTGCCGTTATGCTGGGCACGCCAATCGGACAATCGCTTTTTGATCAGGCGATCCTGATGAGTGCCCCGCTGGGTTTATCGCTGAAAACGACCGAGGAATCGACAGCATTTCGCTCCCTCTTGCTCAAAGAGCTGGGCTATCCCGCAGATGCGGTGGATAAATTGCGGGTTCCCACCTCCCGGGAGCTGCTGGCGGCGTTACAACGTATTAAGCCGCCGAAAACCGTTGACGGGGATATCACACCACCCTTTATGCCGGTTATTGATGGCTACCTTATTCCACGCGATCCCATACAGTCTATTGCCGCAGGAAGCGCCGCGTGGTGTAAGACGGTTATTGGCATCACCCGGGAAGAGTACTTTTCATTCTCCCTGGGCCACTCGCCGCTTGATAGTTTGACGGACAGCCAGCTGACCGCGCTGTTTGAGAAACAGTACGGTAAAGACAAGGGGGCTTTGATGCTAAAAACAGCCAGGGCCAGGCGCATTCCGGATACCCCGCGTAATGTGGTCGCAGACATGCGAAGTGAGGCTGATTTCATCCGCCCGGCTTTTACATTTGCCGATAGCCAGATAGCCTGGAAGCAACCGCAGACCTATTTCTATCATTTTGACTGGCAATCACCTCTGCCGGAACTTGGCGCCGGACATTGCCTCGATCTGCCATTCTTATTTGGCAACCCTGGGGAGTGGGCCGCTGCGCCAATGCTACAGGGCGCTAACCAGCGCGAGCTGGAGGCGCTGACTGAGCGTTTTCAGCAGGCATTAAGCGCCTTCGTCTATACGGGGGAACCCAACGGTGAAAACATCCTGTCCTGGCCCAGCTATCAGGAGCAACGCGCCGTCATGCATTTTGATAAGCGGATAAGCGTTATCCACCATCTCGAATAG
- a CDS encoding Hok/Gef family protein translates to MLTKYALVAIIVLCITVLGFTLMVRGSLCELNIKERSMEFKAVLAYEPKK, encoded by the coding sequence ATGCTGACAAAATATGCCCTTGTGGCAATCATTGTACTGTGTATTACGGTGCTGGGATTTACGCTAATGGTACGCGGCTCATTGTGCGAGCTGAATATTAAAGAGCGTAGTATGGAGTTTAAAGCTGTTCTCGCTTACGAACCGAAGAAGTAG